In Equus caballus isolate H_3958 breed thoroughbred chromosome 7, TB-T2T, whole genome shotgun sequence, one DNA window encodes the following:
- the OR51E2 gene encoding olfactory receptor family 51 subfamily E member 2 has product MNSCNFTHSTFVLIGIPGLEEAHFWIGFPLLSMYAVAVFGNCIVVFIVRTERSLHAPMYLFLCMLAAIDLALSTSTMPKILALFWFDSREITFDACIAQMFFIHALSATESTILLAMAFDRYIAICHPLRHAAVLNNTVTVQIGMVAVVRGSLFFIPLPLLIKRLVFCHSNVLSHSYCVHQDVMKLAYADTLPNVVYGLTAILLVMGVDVLFISLSYFLIIRTVLQLPSKSERAKAFGTCVSHIGVVLAFYVPLIGLSVVHRFGNSLDPIVHVLMGDVYLLLPPVINPIIYGAKTKQIRTRVLAMFKMSCDKDLQTVGGR; this is encoded by the coding sequence ATGAATTCCTGCAACTTCACACACTCTACCTTTGTGCTTATTGGTATCCCAGGACTAGAAGAAGCCCATTTCTGGATTGGCTTTCCCCTGCTTTCAATGTATGCTGTGGCAGTATTTGGAAACTGCATCGTGGTCTTCATTGTAAGAACAGAGCGCAGCCTGCACGCTCCCATGTACCTCTTTCTCTGCATGCTGGCAGCCATTGACCTGGCCTTGTCTACATCCACCATGCCTAAGATCCTCGCTCTCTTCTGGTTTGACTCCCGGGAGATTACCTTTGATGCCTGCATTGCCCAGATGTTCTTTATTCATGCTCTCTCAGCCACTGAGTCCACCATCCTACTGGCCATGGCCTTTGACCGTTATATAGCCATCTGCCATCCATTGCGCCATGCTGCAGTGCTCAACAATACAGTAACAGTGCAGATTGGTATGGTGGCTGTGGTCCGTGGATCCCTCTTCTTTATCCCACTGCCTCTGCTCATCAAGCGGCTAGTCTTCTGCCACTCCAATGTGCTCTCACACTCCTATTGTGTGCACCAGGATGTGATGAAGTTGGCCTATGCAGACACGTTGCCCAATGTGGTCTATGGTCTTACTGCCATTCTGCTGGTCATGGGTGTGGATGTCCTGTTCATCTCCTTGTCCTATTTTCTGATAATACGAACAGTTCTACAATTGCCTTCCAAGTCAGAGCGGGCCAAGGCCTTTGGAACCTGTGTGTCACACATCGGTGTAGTACTGGCCTTCTATGTGCCTCTCATTGGTCTCTCAGTGGTGCACCGTTTTGGAAACAGCCTTGATCCCATTGTGCATGTTCTCATGGGTGATGTCTATCTACTGCTGCCTCCTGTGATCAATCCCATCATCTATGGGGCCAAGACCAAACAGATCAGAACTCGGGTGCTAGCAATGTTCAAGATGAGCTGTGACAAGGACCTTCAGACTGTGGGAGGCAGGTAA
- the OR51F23E gene encoding olfactory receptor family 51 subfamily F member 23E isoform X1, with protein sequence MGIGFISGNTTPSSIIFLLTGVPGLEVFHIWISIPFCCLYVTALSGNSLILFAIVTQPSLHEPMYYFLSMLSTTDLGLSISTLVTVLGILWFNAREIGFNACLSQMFFIKLFTVMESSVLLAMAFDRFVAISNPLRYATILTDSRIAQIGVAIVIRGTLMLTPMVALLKRLSFCHSHILHHSYCFHPDVMKVSCTDTRINNAVGLNAMISTVGVDSILILLSYVLIIKTVLSIASPEEKKKAFSTCISHIGAVAIFYIPLISLSFVHRFEKQAPAYVHTMIANTYLLIPPVMNPIIYSVKTKQIRRAVIKILRSQNT encoded by the coding sequence AATACCACACCCTCTTCCATCATTTTTCTGCTGACTGGTGTTCCTGGACTGGAAGTCTTTCATATCTGGATCTCCATTCCCTTCTGCTGTCTCTACGTAACTGCCCTCTCAGGAAACAGCCTGATTCTCTTTGCCATTGTcactcagcccagcctccacGAACCCATGTATTATTTCCTCTCCATGCTGTCTACCACTGACCTTGGCCTGTCCATATCCACTCTGGTCACCGTGTTGGGTATACTCTGGTTCAACGCCAGGGAGATCGGCTTTAACGCCTGCTTGTCACAGATGTTCTTTATTAAACTCTTCACTGTCATGGAATCTTCAGTGCTATTGGCCATGGCTTTTGATCGTTTTGTGGCAATCTCTAATCCCCTCAGGTATGCCACCATTTTAACTGACTCCAGAATAGCTCAAATTGGAGTGGCAATTGTTATTAGGGGGACACTAATGCTGACACCAATGGTAGCACTTCTTAAAAGACTGTCTTTCTGCCACAGCCACATACTCCACCACTCCTACTGCTTCCACCCTGATGTGATGAAAGTCTCATGCACAGACACCAGGATCAACAACGCAGTTGGTTTGAATGCCATGATCTCTACTGTTGGTGTGGACTCAATCCTCATCCTCCTTTCTTATGTTTTGATCATTAAGACTGTTCTCAGCATTGCATCcccagaagagaagaagaaagcctTCAGCACATGTATCTCCCATATTGGGGCTGTTGCTATTTTTTATATTCCATTGATCAGTCTGTCCTTTGTTCACAGATTTGAGAAACAGGCCCCAGCCTATGTACATACTATGATTGCTAACACCTATCTGCTGATCCCTCCTGTAAtgaaccccatcatctacagtGTGAAGACAAAACAGATACGTAGAGCTGTGATAAAAATTCTCCGTTCCCAAAACACATAG
- the OR51A63 gene encoding olfactory receptor family 51 subfamily A member 63, whose product MLPSQTCINTSFFQPSAFLMIGIPGLEAIHGCISMPFSAMYTAALTGNGLILLAVRRTPSLHQPMYYFLSMLALTDVGLTLSTLPTTLAVLWFDYRLIGFNACLVQMFFLHSFSVVESSVLLAMSFDRFVAISTPLHYAAVLTNNVIIRIGLAIVARATVSLFPLPFLLKRLNFCPGKILLSHSFCFHADVMKRACADITVNIIYGLYIVLSTVGIDSLLVVLSYILILHTVMGLASPRERVRALNTCVSHISAVLVFYIPVIGVSMIHRFGRHLSPIVHALVAYVYLMVPPVLNPIIYSVKSKPIRGAMLRVLMRPG is encoded by the coding sequence ATGCTCCCTTCTCAGACCTGTATCAACACCTCTTTCTTCCAGCCATCTGCTTTCCTGATGATTGGCATTCCAGGCCTGGAGGCCATTCATGGCTGCATCTCCATGCCCTTCTCTGCCATGTACACTGCAGCTCTCACTGGAAATGGCCTGATCCTCCTGGCTGTAAGGAGGACTCCCAGCCTGCACCAGCCCATGTACTACTTCCTGTCCATGCTGGCTCTCACCGATGTGGGCCTCACCTTGTCCACACTGCCCACCACCCTGGCTGTGCTCTGGTTTGACTATCGGCTCATCGGCTTCAATGCCTGCCTGGTCCAGATGTTCTTCCTCCACTCCTTCTCTGTGGTGGAGTCCTCAGTGCTCCTGGCCATGTCATTTGATCGCTTTGTGGCCATCTCCACCCCCCTGCACTATGCAGCTGTCCTCACAAATAATGTCATTATCAGGATTGGGTTAGCTATTGTGGCTCGAGCCACTGTGTCCCTCTTCCCACTGCCCTTCTTACTAAAGCGGCTGAACTTTTGCCCTGGCAAGATCCTCTTGTCCCACTCATTCTGTTTCCATGCAGATGTCATGAAACGGGCCTGTGCTGACATTACTGTCAACATTATTTATGGGCTGTACATAGTTCTGTCCACAGTGGGTATAGACTCCTTGCTTGTTGTCCTGTCTTATATCCTTATTCTTCATACAGTGATGGGTCTGGCCTCTCCCAGGGAGCGTGTGCGGGCCCTCAACACTTGTGTTTCTCACATCTCAGCTGTTCTGGTTTTCTACATCCCAGTCATAGGAGTGTCCATGATCCACCGTTTTGGGAGACACCTGTCCCCCATTGTTCATGCTCTTGTTGCCTATGTGTACCTGATGGTGCCCCCTGTGCTCAATCCCATCATCTACAGTGTGAAATCCAAACCCATCAGGGGCGCCATGCTCAGAGTGCTAATGAGGCCGGGCTGA
- the OR51E2 gene encoding olfactory receptor family 51 subfamily E member 2 isoform X1 produces MNSCNFTHSTFVLIGIPGLEEAHFWIGFPLLSMYAVAVFGNCIVVFIVRTERSLHAPMYLFLCMLAAIDLALSTSTMPKILALFWFDSREITFDACIAQMFFIHALSATESTILLAMAFDRYIAICHPLRHAAVLNNTVTVQIGMVAVVRGSLFFIPLPLLIKRLVFCHSNVLSHSYCVHQDVMKLAYADTLPNVVYGLTAILLVMGVDVLFISLSYFLIIRTVLQLPSKSERAKAFGTCVSHIGVVLAFYVPLIGLSVVHRFGNSLDPIVHVLMGDVYLLLPPVINPIIYGAKTKQIRTRVLAMFKMSCDKDLQTVGGRDLSGVIPLWSRLGLP; encoded by the exons ATGAATTCCTGCAACTTCACACACTCTACCTTTGTGCTTATTGGTATCCCAGGACTAGAAGAAGCCCATTTCTGGATTGGCTTTCCCCTGCTTTCAATGTATGCTGTGGCAGTATTTGGAAACTGCATCGTGGTCTTCATTGTAAGAACAGAGCGCAGCCTGCACGCTCCCATGTACCTCTTTCTCTGCATGCTGGCAGCCATTGACCTGGCCTTGTCTACATCCACCATGCCTAAGATCCTCGCTCTCTTCTGGTTTGACTCCCGGGAGATTACCTTTGATGCCTGCATTGCCCAGATGTTCTTTATTCATGCTCTCTCAGCCACTGAGTCCACCATCCTACTGGCCATGGCCTTTGACCGTTATATAGCCATCTGCCATCCATTGCGCCATGCTGCAGTGCTCAACAATACAGTAACAGTGCAGATTGGTATGGTGGCTGTGGTCCGTGGATCCCTCTTCTTTATCCCACTGCCTCTGCTCATCAAGCGGCTAGTCTTCTGCCACTCCAATGTGCTCTCACACTCCTATTGTGTGCACCAGGATGTGATGAAGTTGGCCTATGCAGACACGTTGCCCAATGTGGTCTATGGTCTTACTGCCATTCTGCTGGTCATGGGTGTGGATGTCCTGTTCATCTCCTTGTCCTATTTTCTGATAATACGAACAGTTCTACAATTGCCTTCCAAGTCAGAGCGGGCCAAGGCCTTTGGAACCTGTGTGTCACACATCGGTGTAGTACTGGCCTTCTATGTGCCTCTCATTGGTCTCTCAGTGGTGCACCGTTTTGGAAACAGCCTTGATCCCATTGTGCATGTTCTCATGGGTGATGTCTATCTACTGCTGCCTCCTGTGATCAATCCCATCATCTATGGGGCCAAGACCAAACAGATCAGAACTCGGGTGCTAGCAATGTTCAAGATGAGCTGTGACAAGGACCTTCAGACTGTGGGAGGCAG GGACCTGAGTGGAGTGATTCCTCTGTGGTCCAGGCTTGGCCTTCCCTGA
- the OR51F23E gene encoding olfactory receptor family 51 subfamily F member 23E — protein MSNFQNTTPSSIIFLLTGVPGLEVFHIWISIPFCCLYVTALSGNSLILFAIVTQPSLHEPMYYFLSMLSTTDLGLSISTLVTVLGILWFNAREIGFNACLSQMFFIKLFTVMESSVLLAMAFDRFVAISNPLRYATILTDSRIAQIGVAIVIRGTLMLTPMVALLKRLSFCHSHILHHSYCFHPDVMKVSCTDTRINNAVGLNAMISTVGVDSILILLSYVLIIKTVLSIASPEEKKKAFSTCISHIGAVAIFYIPLISLSFVHRFEKQAPAYVHTMIANTYLLIPPVMNPIIYSVKTKQIRRAVIKILRSQNT, from the coding sequence ATGTCCAACTTCCAGAATACCACACCCTCTTCCATCATTTTTCTGCTGACTGGTGTTCCTGGACTGGAAGTCTTTCATATCTGGATCTCCATTCCCTTCTGCTGTCTCTACGTAACTGCCCTCTCAGGAAACAGCCTGATTCTCTTTGCCATTGTcactcagcccagcctccacGAACCCATGTATTATTTCCTCTCCATGCTGTCTACCACTGACCTTGGCCTGTCCATATCCACTCTGGTCACCGTGTTGGGTATACTCTGGTTCAACGCCAGGGAGATCGGCTTTAACGCCTGCTTGTCACAGATGTTCTTTATTAAACTCTTCACTGTCATGGAATCTTCAGTGCTATTGGCCATGGCTTTTGATCGTTTTGTGGCAATCTCTAATCCCCTCAGGTATGCCACCATTTTAACTGACTCCAGAATAGCTCAAATTGGAGTGGCAATTGTTATTAGGGGGACACTAATGCTGACACCAATGGTAGCACTTCTTAAAAGACTGTCTTTCTGCCACAGCCACATACTCCACCACTCCTACTGCTTCCACCCTGATGTGATGAAAGTCTCATGCACAGACACCAGGATCAACAACGCAGTTGGTTTGAATGCCATGATCTCTACTGTTGGTGTGGACTCAATCCTCATCCTCCTTTCTTATGTTTTGATCATTAAGACTGTTCTCAGCATTGCATCcccagaagagaagaagaaagcctTCAGCACATGTATCTCCCATATTGGGGCTGTTGCTATTTTTTATATTCCATTGATCAGTCTGTCCTTTGTTCACAGATTTGAGAAACAGGCCCCAGCCTATGTACATACTATGATTGCTAACACCTATCTGCTGATCCCTCCTGTAAtgaaccccatcatctacagtGTGAAGACAAAACAGATACGTAGAGCTGTGATAAAAATTCTCCGTTCCCAAAACACATAG